One segment of Streptomyces sp. NBC_00576 DNA contains the following:
- a CDS encoding exodeoxyribonuclease III — translation MRIATWNVNSITARLPRLLAWLESSGTDVLCLQEAKVAAEQFPSDQLRELGYEVAVNATGRWNGVAVISRVGLEDVVRGLPGDPGYEGVEEPRAVSATCGPVRVWSVYVPNGREVAHPHYAYKLSWFEALKAAVAADAAAGRPFAVLGDFNVAPTDDDVYDLAAFEGLTHVTPPERAALAALRESGLTDVVPRPLKYDRPYTYWDYRQLCFPKNRGMRIDLVYGNEPFAKAVKDAYVDREERKGKGASDHAPVVVDLEV, via the coding sequence AGGCTGCTGGCCTGGCTGGAGAGCAGCGGCACGGACGTGCTGTGCCTCCAGGAGGCCAAGGTCGCCGCCGAGCAGTTCCCGTCCGACCAACTGCGCGAGCTGGGCTACGAGGTGGCGGTCAACGCGACCGGCAGGTGGAACGGCGTCGCGGTGATCTCCCGCGTCGGTCTGGAGGACGTGGTGCGCGGCCTGCCCGGCGACCCCGGCTACGAGGGCGTCGAGGAGCCCCGCGCGGTCTCCGCGACCTGTGGCCCGGTCCGCGTCTGGTCGGTGTACGTGCCGAACGGCCGCGAGGTGGCCCACCCCCACTACGCCTACAAGCTCAGCTGGTTCGAGGCCCTGAAGGCGGCGGTCGCGGCCGACGCGGCCGCCGGCCGCCCCTTCGCCGTCCTGGGCGACTTCAACGTGGCCCCGACCGACGACGACGTCTACGATCTGGCCGCCTTCGAGGGCCTCACCCATGTCACCCCGCCGGAGCGTGCCGCACTGGCCGCCCTGCGCGAGTCGGGCCTGACGGACGTGGTGCCCCGGCCCCTGAAGTACGACCGTCCGTACACGTATTGGGACTACCGCCAGCTCTGCTTCCCCAAAAACCGGGGCATGCGCATCGACTTGGTCTACGGCAACGAGCCGTTCGCCAAGGCGGTGAAGGACGCGTATGTCGACCGCGAGGAGCGCAAGGGCAAGGGCGCGTCGGATCACGCACCGGTGGTGGTGGACCTGGAGGTGTAG